In the Nitrospinota bacterium genome, one interval contains:
- the rpsU gene encoding 30S ribosomal protein S21 has protein sequence MQVKVLNQQVDQALKALKRQLLKDGLWKELKKRRAYEKPSAKRKRKQKEAEKKRRKVFRSFG, from the coding sequence TTGCAGGTTAAAGTCCTAAACCAGCAGGTTGACCAGGCCCTAAAGGCCCTCAAGAGGCAGTTGCTAAAAGACGGCCTCTGGAAAGAACTGAAGAAACGCAGAGCCTATGAAAAGCCCTCCGCCAAGCGCAAGAGGAAACAGAAAGAGGCTGAAAAGAAGCGAAGAAAAGTCTTCCGGAGTTTCGGTTGA
- a CDS encoding DEAD/DEAH box helicase — protein MAADEITKEEPAAATEVCFADFKLGWELEWALKKMGYVTPTPVQALTIPHALSGLDVVGQARTGTGKTAAFAVPLLARLEHRKPKHPRALILAPTRELATQIRDEMRKLGEFKKARIVEVVGGKSIERQARMLRKGAHVVVGTPGRILDLYDRRILNLDYVETAVLDEADEMLDMGFVDDVEEILRMLPEQRQTFLFSATIDNRVLQIAFNHMVSPKIVRVKDTAEDLGKINEIFHFINHSERMPALLDAVDHEREGQTLVFCRTKREVDMVAEKLGRANYSVEAIHGDFRQARRDKVMKMFKEGKVDILVATDVAARGIHVDNISTVINFRLPDEPSTYVHRIGRTGRVGKSGVAITLCTPDQKYLLDDFRRRAKDSSTRNQE, from the coding sequence ATGGCGGCTGACGAAATCACGAAAGAAGAGCCCGCCGCCGCCACGGAGGTATGCTTCGCCGACTTCAAGCTCGGCTGGGAGCTTGAATGGGCGCTTAAGAAAATGGGCTACGTCACCCCCACCCCGGTGCAGGCATTGACCATACCCCACGCCCTCAGCGGGCTGGACGTGGTGGGCCAGGCGCGCACCGGCACCGGGAAGACAGCCGCTTTCGCCGTTCCATTGCTTGCAAGGCTGGAACACCGCAAACCCAAACATCCCCGCGCATTGATACTGGCGCCCACCAGGGAGCTTGCCACCCAGATACGCGACGAGATGCGCAAGCTGGGGGAGTTTAAAAAGGCCCGCATAGTGGAAGTTGTCGGGGGGAAGTCCATAGAACGCCAGGCGCGGATGCTCCGCAAAGGGGCGCACGTGGTGGTTGGGACGCCGGGGCGGATCCTCGACCTTTACGACAGGCGCATATTGAACCTTGACTACGTGGAGACCGCCGTGCTCGACGAGGCGGACGAGATGCTGGACATGGGTTTCGTGGACGACGTGGAGGAGATACTGCGGATGCTGCCCGAACAGAGGCAGACTTTCCTGTTCTCCGCCACCATAGACAACCGGGTGCTCCAGATCGCCTTTAACCACATGGTAAGCCCCAAGATCGTGCGGGTGAAGGACACCGCCGAGGACTTGGGCAAGATAAACGAGATATTCCACTTCATAAACCACAGCGAGCGGATGCCCGCGCTGCTGGACGCCGTGGACCATGAGCGCGAGGGGCAGACGCTGGTGTTCTGCCGCACCAAGCGTGAGGTGGACATGGTGGCCGAAAAGCTCGGCCGGGCCAATTATTCGGTGGAGGCCATCCACGGCGATTTCCGCCAGGCCCGCCGCGACAAGGTGATGAAGATGTTCAAGGAGGGGAAGGTGGACATCCTTGTGGCCACCGACGTGGCGGCGAGGGGCATCCATGTGGACAACATCTCCACGGTGATAAATTTCCGCCTGCCCGACGAACCTTCCACCTACGTCCACCGCATCGGCAGGACTGGGCGGGTGGGCAAGTCCGGAGTGGCCATCACCCTTTGCACACCGGACCAGAAATACCTGCTTGACGATTTCCGCCGCCGCGCGAAGGACTCCTCCACGCGCAACCAGGAATAA